The genomic interval GCTCGCGCTATTTTTAGAGGGAattcatattcataaattGTAATTTCTGGAAGCTTTAGTTTTCTATGCTTAGTAggagtttttcaatttttatgtataaaaACATGTGAATATGAAATTCTCAAAAAAGAAGCACCAACTTCTTAAACGCGATCACAGTatttattgtgtttatttgtttatatggaGAAATAAATCTCAGATGCTAGACTTTTTGTTGGACTAAGGATTTCTATGGACTCAAAACTggattaaaaaaatatacaatatatttaaaatggttgaaaaacattaaacaataaaaatacaaatatcttTGTAAGAGAAGTAAGTAAAAATATCTctgcaatatttatataaatgcattttatttcaCAGTAATTAAAAGCTATCGAAACTTAAGTACAATACAAACAGCGATGGCAACACTAGACACTAGGGATATGGTGGCAGGACTCCTTCAGGGGAGTTCcgatttaaatatgcatatgtctatatatgtatgtatatatatgtctgcatatatatatatatatatatgtatacagcATAAACATGCACGCAAAGTCTTTGTTTTCGTAGTGGCTGCAACACTTTCGTGGACATCTTTGGCTCATGGTACGTGCAGCAGGcgtaaaaaaaaaggggggtGGGAGTGGACAAAAACAAGGAGGCCGCCCGCTCAGGCATTGGGTGCACCCGTTGTGGTGCCTGCATTGGCGGCAGCATTATTGAATTTGCTGGTAACCGAAGCCGGCTGCAGCTGCGAGAAGGCGGACAGATTGCTGCCGCGCACACTGGTGTAGCGTATGGGCTGGACGCCGTAGTCGTTGCCCTTGAGACGGCGTCGCACGCAGACCACAATGAAGCCAATGATCAGGCCGGCGACAACCACAACGCTGGCAATGATGACAGTGAGTATGATATAGCGACGACGCAGAAATCGTGGCGGATCATCCTCGACGGCGCGATACTTTTTGGGTATGACCATATTGCAGATTTGGTCCGCCGTCAAATTGGTCAGCGGCAGACCGGCCAGCAGATAGGGCGTATCGCAGCGGGCCACAGCACTGGCTGGCTGGAGCAGCACCTGCGGTGCACCGGCATGCTCCAGCGCCTGCAGCAGCTCGCAGCTGCAGTACCAGGGATTGCCGGCAATGGCCAGGCTGCGCAGGCGCGGCCAGCTCGCTTGAGTTGCGTTGCCGCTCACGTTCAGCGTGAGCGTGGTCAGGGCATTCTGTGAGATGTCCAGCTGTGTCAGATTGCGGCTATGCCGCAGATCCGACAGCTCCAGGCGCTCCAGCTTGGGATTGCGTGCACAGTCCAGCTGCTCCAAGGCAGGCAGCTGCAAGGCGCCCAGCTCAATGCTGCGCAGCATGGCTATTTCACTGATGTTCAGGCGACGCAGTGCGTCCAGCTGCTGAAAGCTGTGTGCGTCAATTTTGGCCAGAGGATTGCCCGCCAGATTCAAGTGCAGCAAACTCTTGCCCAGCTGCTGTATGCTGGCTGGCACCACAGCAAACTCATTGCCAGAAATGTCCAGCTGGTAGAGATTGCTGTGGTGTGCAAAGAGCTCGGCGGG from Drosophila virilis strain 15010-1051.87 chromosome 2, Dvir_AGI_RSII-ME, whole genome shotgun sequence carries:
- the LOC6632608 gene encoding leucine-rich repeat neuronal protein 1, with product MKCKLLLLLLSMAALLLSLGVAQHEDIPYQAVANICETCTCLSAQDNNHRLHQTLNCAMKNFGHILARWPPEFGSQHAGMEIVASYSGNKIRLLQQLPATNATLTFSCRHCGMQQLQEPLFMDVPNVEGLYLSWNEIADDALHPALFRGPFNATRYEPIALKDLDLSHNRISRLDRKLFEHTPQLRKLALAHNRLSVLDAATTASLASITNLERLDLSHNGLLTLPAELFAHHSNLYQLDISGNEFAVVPASIQQLGKSLLHLNLAGNPLAKIDAHSFQQLDALRRLNISEIAMLRSIELGALQLPALEQLDCARNPKLERLELSDLRHSRNLTQLDISQNALTTLTLNVSGNATQASWPRLRSLAIAGNPWYCSCELLQALEHAGAPQVLLQPASAVARCDTPYLLAGLPLTNLTADQICNMVIPKKYRAVEDDPPRFLRRRYIILTVIIASVVVVAGLIIGFIVVCVRRRLKGNDYGVQPIRYTSVRGSNLSAFSQLQPASVTSKFNNAAANAGTTTGAPNA